Proteins encoded by one window of Homoserinimonas aerilata:
- a CDS encoding beta-ketoacyl-[acyl-carrier-protein] synthase family protein, translating into MAKKIVVTGLGTSSPLGGNVADTWKALLAGESGVSTLDHDWVAQYDLPVTFAGQAKVHPSEVLERHEVKRLDPSSQLALISAREAWADAGSPDVDPERLGVDYATGIGGIWTLLDAWDTLRERGARRVLPMTVPMLMPNAAAGIALSMHLGARAFARTVASACASSTESIVNAYEHLQAGLADIIVAGGTEAAIHPITIASFSSMQALSRRNDSPETASRPYDVARDGFVMGEGAGSIVLETEEHAKARGARIYAELAGGGVTSDAYHITAPDPEGRGATRATMLALEHAGASIDDVRHINAHATSTPVGDIAEYKAMRSVFGDRLDQIAVSATKASTGHLLGGTGALEAIFTILALHERTAPPTINLDEQDKDIPLDVVTSPRSLGTGDVLAISNSFGFGGHNAVAAFRSV; encoded by the coding sequence ATGGCCAAGAAGATCGTTGTCACGGGACTGGGAACCAGTTCGCCCCTCGGCGGGAACGTCGCCGACACCTGGAAGGCCCTGCTCGCCGGAGAATCCGGTGTCAGCACGCTCGACCACGACTGGGTCGCCCAGTACGATCTGCCGGTGACCTTCGCCGGTCAGGCCAAGGTTCACCCCTCCGAGGTGCTCGAACGCCACGAGGTCAAGCGCCTCGACCCCTCATCTCAGTTGGCCCTCATCTCGGCTCGCGAGGCTTGGGCCGACGCCGGCTCCCCCGATGTCGACCCTGAGCGTCTCGGAGTCGACTATGCGACCGGAATCGGTGGAATCTGGACCCTTCTCGACGCATGGGACACCCTGCGCGAGCGCGGCGCCCGCCGCGTTCTGCCCATGACGGTCCCCATGCTCATGCCCAACGCGGCAGCAGGAATCGCCCTGTCGATGCACCTGGGTGCGCGAGCCTTCGCCCGCACCGTCGCATCCGCCTGCGCCTCGAGCACCGAATCCATCGTCAACGCCTACGAGCACCTGCAGGCGGGCCTTGCCGACATCATCGTCGCGGGAGGCACCGAGGCCGCGATCCACCCGATCACGATCGCCTCCTTCTCGTCGATGCAGGCGCTGTCGCGACGCAACGACTCGCCGGAGACCGCATCGCGGCCGTACGACGTCGCCCGCGACGGCTTCGTGATGGGCGAAGGCGCCGGCAGCATCGTTCTCGAGACCGAAGAGCACGCCAAAGCACGAGGAGCACGCATCTATGCGGAGCTCGCGGGCGGTGGCGTGACCAGCGACGCGTACCACATCACCGCTCCTGATCCGGAGGGCCGCGGCGCGACCCGCGCCACCATGCTCGCACTCGAGCATGCGGGCGCATCGATCGACGACGTGCGCCACATCAACGCGCACGCCACCAGCACCCCCGTCGGCGACATCGCCGAGTACAAGGCGATGCGATCGGTGTTCGGCGACAGACTGGATCAGATCGCCGTCTCCGCCACCAAGGCATCGACCGGGCATCTGCTGGGCGGAACGGGCGCGCTCGAGGCCATCTTCACCATCCTGGCGCTGCACGAACGCACCGCTCCCCCGACGATCAACCTGGACGAGCAGGACAAGGACATCCCCCTGGATGTCGTCACCTCGCCCCGCTCGCTCGGCACGGGTGATGTGCTCGCGATCAGCAACTCCTTCGGCTTCGGCGGGCACAACGCCGTCGCCGCGTTCCGCAGCGTCTAG
- a CDS encoding acyl carrier protein, with translation MALSTEEVLAGLAELINDETGIATDTVELGKSFTDDLDIDSISMMTIVVNAEEKFDVKIPDDEVKNLKTVGDAVSFIVSAQG, from the coding sequence ATGGCATTGTCAACCGAAGAAGTTCTGGCCGGCCTCGCCGAGCTGATCAACGACGAGACCGGAATCGCAACCGACACGGTTGAGCTGGGCAAGTCGTTCACCGACGACCTCGACATCGATTCCATCTCGATGATGACGATCGTCGTCAACGCAGAAGAGAAGTTCGACGTGAAGATCCCGGACGACGAGGTCAAGAACCTCAAGACCGTCGGGGACGCCGTCAGCTTCATCGTCTCAGCACAGGGCTAG
- a CDS encoding beta-ketoacyl-ACP synthase III, with translation MKSVAITQSTGVPFTRIYSYGAARGENFVTNDDLAGPIDSSDEWIQQRTGIVTRTRASEGVLAVDLATDAAKEAIEKSGVAAEKIDLVIIATISNVQQTPSMAAVVADRVGANPAAAYDTNAACAGFSYAITQADALIRSGAAHYALVIGAEKLSDVVDPTDRSISFLLGDGAGAVVVGPSDFAGIAAPVWGSDGSKAHAVGMNATLVDYRDGDAQWPTLRQEGQTVFRWAVWDMAKVAARALEAAGVTSEDLAAFIPHQANMRIIDEFAKQLKLPESVVVARDIATTGNTSAASIPLATHRLLEEHPQLSGGLALQIGFGAGLVFGAQVIVLP, from the coding sequence ATGAAAAGCGTAGCCATCACCCAGTCAACGGGCGTTCCGTTCACCCGTATCTACAGTTACGGGGCCGCCCGCGGCGAGAACTTCGTCACCAATGACGACCTCGCCGGGCCCATCGACTCCAGCGACGAATGGATCCAGCAGCGCACCGGGATCGTGACCCGCACCCGCGCATCCGAGGGCGTGCTCGCAGTCGATCTGGCCACGGATGCCGCGAAGGAGGCCATCGAGAAGTCCGGCGTCGCCGCCGAGAAGATCGACCTCGTCATCATCGCGACCATCAGCAATGTGCAGCAGACGCCGTCGATGGCGGCGGTCGTCGCCGACCGCGTGGGAGCGAATCCCGCGGCCGCCTATGACACCAACGCTGCGTGCGCCGGGTTCAGCTACGCCATAACCCAGGCGGATGCGCTGATCAGGAGCGGCGCGGCGCACTACGCGCTCGTCATCGGCGCCGAGAAGCTCTCCGACGTGGTCGACCCCACCGATCGGTCGATCTCGTTCCTCCTCGGTGACGGCGCGGGCGCCGTCGTCGTCGGGCCCAGCGACTTCGCCGGCATCGCAGCGCCCGTGTGGGGCTCCGACGGATCGAAGGCCCACGCCGTCGGCATGAACGCCACCCTCGTCGACTACCGCGACGGCGACGCCCAGTGGCCTACGCTCCGTCAGGAGGGCCAGACGGTGTTCCGCTGGGCCGTCTGGGACATGGCCAAGGTCGCCGCACGCGCCCTCGAGGCCGCCGGCGTGACATCCGAAGATCTTGCAGCATTCATTCCGCACCAGGCCAATATGCGCATCATCGACGAGTTCGCGAAGCAGCTGAAGCTACCCGAGAGCGTCGTCGTGGCCCGCGACATCGCGACGACCGGAAACACCTCGGCCGCCTCGATTCCACTGGCCACCCACCGTCTGCTCGAAGAGCATCCGCAACTCAGCGGCGGACTCGCCCTGCAGATCGGTTTCGGCGCGGGCCTCGTGTTCGGCGCTCAGGTTATCGTTCTGCCCTAA
- a CDS encoding ACP S-malonyltransferase: MIVVVCPGQGSQSPGFLEPWLAESRYRDQLAEYSDAIGMDLAAHGTVSDADTIRDTAVAQPLIVAAGLLALSTLLEQRREGIGGIAGHSVGEFTAAAGAGILAPADAISLVAVRGRAMAEAAAVTATGMSAVIGADEAELLARLDELGLEPANFNGGGQIVVAGELDALAALKAEPPAGARVIPLQVAGAFHTRHMAPAVDTLRSAATGVSTNDASLPIWTNRDGSRVSNGAGFLDLLVGQVSSPVRWDRTMETLASDGVTGIIEVAPAGALVGLAKRGLKGVPTVAIKTPDDLGAAFDLIDGKS, encoded by the coding sequence GTGATCGTCGTCGTATGCCCCGGACAGGGCTCTCAGTCCCCCGGATTCCTCGAGCCGTGGCTGGCCGAATCCCGCTACCGGGATCAGCTGGCTGAATACTCGGATGCGATCGGAATGGACCTCGCTGCCCACGGCACGGTGTCTGATGCCGACACCATCCGCGACACCGCAGTGGCGCAGCCGCTCATCGTCGCCGCGGGGCTCCTCGCCCTCAGCACACTGCTCGAGCAGCGGCGGGAGGGCATCGGCGGAATCGCCGGGCACTCCGTCGGCGAGTTCACCGCAGCGGCCGGGGCCGGCATCCTGGCGCCCGCCGACGCCATCAGTCTCGTCGCCGTGCGCGGCAGGGCCATGGCCGAGGCGGCAGCGGTGACCGCGACCGGCATGAGCGCCGTGATCGGCGCCGACGAGGCGGAGCTGCTCGCCCGCCTCGACGAGCTGGGCCTCGAGCCTGCGAACTTCAACGGCGGCGGGCAGATCGTCGTCGCCGGTGAGCTCGACGCGCTTGCGGCGCTGAAGGCTGAGCCGCCCGCCGGTGCCCGGGTCATCCCGCTGCAGGTCGCCGGGGCATTCCACACGCGACACATGGCCCCCGCGGTCGACACCCTGCGCTCCGCCGCAACCGGGGTAAGCACGAACGACGCCTCGCTGCCCATCTGGACCAACCGCGACGGCTCGCGGGTCTCCAACGGTGCCGGCTTCCTCGATCTCCTCGTCGGCCAGGTCTCCTCCCCCGTGCGATGGGACCGCACCATGGAGACACTTGCGAGTGACGGAGTCACCGGCATAATCGAAGTCGCCCCCGCTGGGGCCCTCGTCGGCCTCGCCAAGCGCGGACTCAAGGGCGTACCCACTGTCGCCATCAAGACCCCGGATGATCTGGGTGCCGCATTCGACCTCATCGATGGGAAGTCATGA
- a CDS encoding PucR family transcriptional regulator, translating to MAHPRTKEQTLAWLKTVSGELATATLKKLDDTLPWYGEMPPGRRSAVGMVAQNGITSFIHWFDDPSSTPWIAADVFGAAPRELLRSVSLTQTLQLIKVTVEVVEERVKGGDESLREAILLYSREIAFAAADVYARAAEARGLWDARLEALVVDSILSGEYDDELPSRIAALGWHGHGEVSVLVGTAPKMLDVDMLRRTARHLDADVLIGVQGNRLVLVIGRATPAVSDGQDEDEDGNTLVPFIDIARALEPGFGDGFLILGHEVSSLVDAARSAKAALAGFAVARSWRNAPRPALADDLLPERALAGDPLARATLINRIYKPLQAHSTELLGTLWCYLDNGRSLEATARELFVHPNTVRYRLKRVSEVIGWDATGARESLILQAALIVGSIAETEHLPKRRVTR from the coding sequence ATGGCACACCCTCGCACCAAAGAGCAGACGCTCGCTTGGCTGAAGACGGTGTCGGGCGAACTCGCCACGGCCACGCTCAAGAAGCTCGACGACACGCTGCCCTGGTACGGGGAGATGCCCCCCGGCCGCCGCTCGGCGGTCGGGATGGTGGCGCAGAACGGCATAACCTCGTTCATCCACTGGTTCGACGACCCGAGCTCAACCCCGTGGATTGCGGCGGATGTCTTCGGTGCGGCACCGCGTGAGCTGCTGCGTTCGGTCAGCCTGACCCAGACGCTGCAGCTCATCAAGGTCACGGTCGAGGTCGTCGAAGAGCGCGTCAAGGGCGGCGACGAGTCCCTTCGCGAGGCGATCCTGCTCTACTCCCGCGAGATTGCATTCGCTGCGGCGGATGTCTATGCGAGGGCCGCCGAGGCCCGCGGGCTCTGGGACGCCAGGCTCGAGGCACTCGTCGTCGACTCCATCCTGAGTGGCGAATACGACGACGAACTCCCCAGCCGCATCGCTGCCCTCGGGTGGCACGGGCACGGAGAGGTCTCGGTGCTGGTCGGCACCGCCCCCAAGATGCTCGACGTCGACATGCTGCGGCGCACAGCACGGCATCTCGATGCGGATGTGCTGATCGGAGTCCAGGGCAATCGACTCGTGCTCGTCATCGGTCGCGCGACACCGGCCGTCTCAGATGGGCAGGATGAGGATGAGGACGGCAACACCCTCGTCCCGTTCATAGACATCGCCCGCGCGCTCGAGCCTGGCTTCGGTGACGGCTTCCTCATCCTCGGGCACGAGGTCTCCTCGCTCGTCGACGCCGCCCGCAGCGCGAAGGCCGCCCTCGCCGGTTTCGCCGTGGCGCGCTCCTGGCGCAACGCCCCTCGCCCCGCTCTTGCCGACGATCTGCTGCCCGAGCGCGCCCTTGCCGGCGATCCCCTCGCCAGGGCGACCCTCATCAATCGCATCTACAAGCCTCTCCAGGCGCATTCGACGGAACTGCTCGGCACGCTCTGGTGCTACCTCGACAACGGACGCTCACTCGAGGCCACCGCTCGCGAGCTCTTCGTGCATCCGAACACGGTGCGCTACCGCCTCAAGCGGGTCTCGGAGGTCATCGGGTGGGATGCCACCGGGGCGCGGGAGTCGCTCATTCTTCAGGCCGCACTCATCGTCGGCTCGATCGCGGAGACAGAGCATCTGCCGAAACGGCGCGTCACTCGCTGA
- the aceE gene encoding pyruvate dehydrogenase (acetyl-transferring), homodimeric type produces the protein MTIHDQDPYSVNHIDSDPQETAEWNESLDGLVQAHGRVRAREIMLSLLKRSKELQLGVPMVPTTDYINTIPVEDESEFPGDEEIERRYRAWIRWNAAITVHRAQRPGISVGGHISTYASSASLYEVGHNHFFRGQDHPGGGDQIFYQGHASPGMYARSFLEGRLSEDQLDGFRQEKSQAPFGLSSYPHPRLMPNYWQFPTVSMGLGPINAIHQAQVNKYLTNRGIKDLSDSHVWAFLGDGEMDEVESRGALQLAANDGLDNLTFVINCNLQRLDGPVRGNGKIIQELESFFRGAGWNVLKVVWGRKWDELLARDTDGALVNLMNVTPDGDYQTYKSEDGAYVRENFFGRDPRTLELVKDLTDDEVWALKRGGHDYRKVYAAYKAATEHKGQPTVILAKTIKGYGLGKSFEGRNATHQMKKLTLPDLKQFRDEMRIPISDAQLEADSYKPPFYHPGAGDEAIEYMHERRRALGGYLPERRSKYTQLTLPDDKAYEIAKKGSGKQEIATTMAFARLLKDLLRSKDFGHRVVPIIPDEARTFGMDAYFPTAKIYNPNGMHYTSVDRELLLAYKESVQGQILHVGINEAGAFAAFTGVGTSYATHGEPLIPVYVFYSMFGFQRTGDAMWAAGDQMARGFIIGATAGRTTLTGEGLQHADGHSPLLASTNPAVVSYDPAWGYELGHIVRAGLERMYGENHPNPNVMYYITVYNEPLHQPAEPEGLDVDGLLKGIYLLKPAETSGVKAQLLASGVSVPWALEAQELLANDWGVSADVWSVTSWSELRRDGLAAEEQNFLNPNAEKQVPYVTSKLASAEGPFIASTDYMHAVPDQIRQFVPGDFATLGADDFGFSDTRAAARRFFKIDGPSIVVRTLESLVAQGKLDPSLPQQAIDRYRLHDVSAGTSGNAGGES, from the coding sequence GTGACTATTCACGACCAGGACCCTTATTCGGTGAACCACATCGATTCGGACCCACAGGAAACCGCTGAATGGAATGAGTCCCTCGACGGGCTCGTTCAGGCGCACGGGCGCGTTCGTGCCCGCGAGATCATGCTCAGCCTGCTGAAGCGCTCCAAGGAGCTTCAGCTGGGCGTTCCGATGGTTCCCACCACCGACTACATCAACACGATTCCGGTCGAGGATGAGTCGGAGTTCCCCGGCGACGAGGAGATCGAGCGCCGCTACAGGGCGTGGATCCGCTGGAACGCCGCGATCACCGTGCACAGGGCACAGCGCCCCGGTATCTCCGTCGGCGGTCACATCTCGACCTATGCGTCATCCGCATCGCTCTACGAGGTGGGCCACAACCACTTCTTCCGCGGCCAGGATCACCCCGGCGGCGGCGACCAGATCTTCTATCAGGGCCACGCCTCCCCCGGTATGTATGCCCGCTCCTTCCTCGAAGGCCGGCTCAGCGAAGATCAGCTCGACGGCTTCCGGCAGGAGAAGTCGCAGGCGCCGTTCGGCCTCTCGTCGTACCCGCACCCGCGCCTCATGCCGAACTACTGGCAGTTCCCGACGGTGTCGATGGGCCTCGGCCCGATCAACGCAATCCACCAGGCGCAGGTCAACAAGTACCTCACCAACCGTGGCATCAAGGACCTCTCCGACTCACACGTCTGGGCGTTCCTCGGTGACGGCGAGATGGACGAGGTCGAGAGCCGCGGAGCCCTCCAGCTAGCGGCAAACGATGGCCTCGACAACCTGACCTTCGTCATCAACTGCAACCTGCAGAGGCTCGACGGCCCTGTGCGCGGCAACGGCAAGATCATCCAGGAGCTCGAGAGCTTCTTCCGCGGCGCGGGCTGGAACGTGCTCAAGGTCGTCTGGGGTCGCAAGTGGGACGAGCTTCTCGCCCGCGACACCGACGGCGCGCTCGTCAACCTCATGAACGTGACGCCCGACGGCGACTACCAGACGTACAAGTCGGAGGACGGCGCCTACGTTCGCGAGAACTTCTTCGGCCGCGACCCCCGCACGCTCGAGCTGGTCAAGGATCTCACGGACGACGAGGTCTGGGCGCTCAAGCGCGGCGGCCACGACTACCGCAAGGTGTACGCCGCCTACAAGGCTGCGACCGAGCACAAGGGCCAGCCGACCGTCATCCTCGCGAAGACGATCAAGGGCTACGGCCTCGGCAAGTCCTTCGAGGGCCGCAACGCGACCCACCAGATGAAGAAGCTGACGCTGCCCGACCTCAAGCAGTTCCGTGACGAGATGCGCATCCCGATCTCCGACGCTCAGCTCGAGGCCGACTCGTACAAGCCGCCGTTCTACCACCCCGGTGCGGGCGACGAGGCGATCGAGTACATGCACGAGCGTCGGCGCGCCCTCGGCGGCTACCTGCCCGAACGTCGCTCCAAGTACACGCAGCTCACCCTGCCGGACGACAAGGCCTACGAGATCGCCAAGAAGGGCTCGGGCAAGCAGGAGATCGCCACCACGATGGCCTTCGCCCGGCTGCTCAAGGACCTCCTGCGGTCGAAGGACTTCGGCCACCGGGTCGTGCCCATCATTCCGGATGAGGCCCGCACCTTCGGCATGGACGCCTACTTCCCCACGGCGAAGATCTACAACCCCAACGGCATGCACTACACCTCGGTGGACCGTGAACTGCTGCTCGCCTACAAGGAGAGCGTGCAGGGCCAAATCCTGCACGTCGGCATCAACGAAGCCGGCGCGTTCGCCGCGTTCACCGGCGTTGGCACCTCCTACGCCACCCACGGCGAGCCGCTGATCCCGGTCTACGTGTTCTACTCGATGTTCGGGTTCCAGCGCACCGGCGACGCCATGTGGGCAGCGGGCGACCAGATGGCGCGCGGCTTCATCATCGGCGCCACCGCAGGCCGCACGACGCTCACCGGAGAGGGCCTTCAGCACGCTGACGGCCACTCGCCGCTGCTCGCCTCGACCAACCCGGCCGTCGTCTCCTACGACCCGGCATGGGGCTACGAGCTGGGACACATCGTCCGCGCAGGCCTCGAGCGGATGTACGGCGAGAACCACCCCAACCCGAACGTCATGTACTACATCACCGTGTACAACGAGCCGCTGCACCAGCCGGCAGAGCCGGAGGGGCTCGACGTCGACGGTCTGCTCAAGGGCATCTATCTGCTCAAGCCGGCCGAGACATCCGGGGTCAAGGCGCAGTTGCTCGCCTCCGGCGTCTCGGTACCCTGGGCCCTCGAAGCGCAGGAGCTGCTGGCCAACGACTGGGGCGTTTCAGCCGATGTGTGGTCGGTGACCTCATGGTCGGAGTTGCGGCGTGACGGCCTTGCGGCTGAGGAGCAGAACTTCCTCAACCCCAACGCGGAGAAGCAGGTCCCGTATGTGACCAGCAAGCTCGCCTCGGCAGAAGGCCCGTTCATCGCGTCGACCGATTACATGCACGCCGTGCCCGACCAGATCAGGCAGTTCGTGCCCGGCGACTTCGCGACGCTCGGTGCCGACGACTTCGGATTCTCTGACACCAGGGCCGCGGCCCGTCGCTTCTTCAAGATCGACGGACCCTCCATCGTGGTTCGGACCCTCGAGTCTCTGGTCGCCCAGGGCAAGCTCGACCCGAGCCTCCCCCAGCAGGCCATCGACAGGTACCGCCTGCACGATGTATCGGCAGGAACCTCCGGCAACGCCGGCGGCGAGAGCTGA